The following coding sequences are from one Shumkonia mesophila window:
- the glgX gene encoding glycogen debranching protein GlgX, which produces MSAKRMRVWPGSPYPLGANWDGKGVNFALFSENAEKVELCLFDEHGDREIQRIQLPEYTDETWHCYLPDARPGQIYGYRVHGPYAPDKGHRFNANKLLIDPYAKALVGGIRWHDALFGYRVGDPKEDLSFDSRDSAKYTYKCRVVDTAFTWGNDKAPGTPWEQSILYEAHVRGLTMRHPEVATENRGTFAGLATPAVVDYLRGLGITAVELLPVHAFVDEHRLAAKGQRNYWGYNSIGFFAPHPLYLAEGGLGEFKTMVHVLHDAGIEVILDVVFNHTAESDRLGPTLCFRGIDNRNYYRLQGDNYRDYLDFTGCGNSFNPHHPRVLQLVMDSLRFWVQEMHVDGYRFDLATTLAREYDQQYHVHAGFLDAVRQDPALSRVKLIAEPWDLGEGGYRLGGFPPGWAEWNDRYRDTVRRFWRGDAGQLSELATRTTGSSDLFERRGRRPWASINFVTAHDGFTLNDLVSYTKKHNEANQEDNVDGTNDNFSANCGVEGPTADRAISRVRFQQMRNFLATLLVSQGVPMLVAGDEFARSQLGNNNAYCQDSEISWIDWNDVGSEGRQLREFVRFLIALRRRHVVFRRSRFFHGGIIPGTEIKDITWLRPDGREFGEADWRTPTNHCIGFLLSGEAGDYHLTSAGEPEPDVTFLVVLNAGDIEVSFRLPNASGPGDWACVVDTAADPPTGGGPRVARGGSVTVPPRTFLMFEYASTDAA; this is translated from the coding sequence ATGAGCGCAAAGCGCATGCGGGTGTGGCCGGGCAGTCCGTATCCGCTCGGCGCCAACTGGGACGGCAAGGGGGTCAATTTCGCGCTGTTCTCGGAAAACGCCGAGAAGGTCGAACTGTGCCTGTTCGACGAACACGGCGATCGCGAGATCCAGCGCATCCAGCTTCCCGAATATACCGACGAGACGTGGCACTGTTATCTGCCCGACGCCCGCCCCGGCCAGATCTACGGCTATCGGGTGCACGGCCCGTATGCGCCGGACAAGGGACACCGCTTCAATGCCAACAAGCTGCTGATCGATCCCTACGCCAAGGCCCTGGTCGGCGGCATCCGCTGGCACGACGCCCTGTTCGGATATCGCGTCGGCGATCCCAAGGAGGATCTGTCGTTCGATTCGCGCGACAGCGCCAAGTACACCTACAAGTGCCGGGTGGTCGACACCGCCTTCACCTGGGGCAACGACAAGGCGCCGGGCACGCCGTGGGAGCAGAGCATCCTCTACGAGGCCCACGTGCGCGGCCTGACCATGCGCCATCCCGAGGTTGCCACCGAGAACCGCGGCACCTTCGCCGGCCTGGCCACGCCGGCCGTGGTCGACTACCTGCGCGGCCTCGGCATCACCGCCGTCGAGCTGTTGCCGGTTCACGCCTTCGTCGACGAGCACCGTCTGGCCGCCAAGGGCCAGCGCAACTACTGGGGCTACAATTCCATCGGTTTTTTCGCGCCGCACCCCCTCTATCTGGCCGAGGGCGGCCTCGGCGAGTTCAAGACCATGGTGCATGTCCTGCACGACGCCGGCATCGAGGTCATCCTGGACGTCGTCTTCAATCACACGGCGGAAAGCGATCGCCTGGGACCGACGCTGTGCTTCCGCGGCATCGACAACCGCAACTACTACCGCCTGCAGGGCGACAACTACCGCGATTACCTGGACTTCACCGGCTGCGGCAACAGCTTCAACCCGCACCATCCGCGGGTCTTGCAGCTGGTCATGGATTCGCTGCGCTTCTGGGTCCAGGAGATGCACGTCGACGGATATCGTTTCGATCTGGCAACGACACTGGCCCGCGAGTACGACCAGCAATATCACGTGCACGCCGGCTTTCTCGATGCCGTCCGCCAGGACCCGGCGCTGTCCAGGGTCAAGCTGATCGCCGAGCCGTGGGACCTGGGCGAGGGCGGATACCGCCTGGGCGGCTTTCCGCCGGGCTGGGCCGAATGGAACGACCGCTACCGCGATACCGTGCGCCGCTTCTGGCGGGGCGACGCCGGCCAGCTTTCGGAACTGGCCACCCGCACCACCGGTTCCAGCGACCTGTTCGAGCGGCGCGGCCGGCGGCCGTGGGCCAGCATCAATTTCGTCACCGCCCACGACGGCTTCACGCTGAACGACCTGGTCAGCTATACCAAGAAGCACAACGAGGCCAACCAGGAAGACAACGTGGACGGCACCAACGACAATTTCAGCGCCAATTGCGGCGTCGAGGGGCCGACCGCCGATCGGGCGATCTCGCGCGTTCGCTTCCAACAGATGCGCAACTTCCTGGCCACGCTGCTGGTGTCCCAAGGCGTTCCCATGCTGGTGGCCGGCGACGAGTTCGCCCGCAGCCAGCTCGGCAACAACAACGCCTACTGCCAGGATTCCGAGATCAGCTGGATCGACTGGAACGACGTCGGCTCGGAAGGCCGCCAGTTGCGGGAGTTCGTCCGCTTCCTCATCGCGCTGCGCCGCCGCCACGTGGTCTTCCGCCGTTCGCGCTTCTTCCATGGCGGCATCATCCCGGGCACCGAGATCAAGGACATCACCTGGCTGCGGCCGGACGGCCGCGAGTTCGGCGAAGCCGACTGGCGGACCCCGACCAACCACTGCATCGGCTTTCTGCTGAGCGGCGAGGCCGGCGATTACCATCTGACGTCGGCCGGCGAGCCCGAACCGGACGTCACCTTCCTTGTCGTGCTCAACGCCGGCGACATCGAGGTCTCCTTCCGGCTGCCCAACGCCTCCGGCCCCGGCGACTGGGCGTGCGTCGTCGACACGGCGGCCGATCCGCCCACCGGCGGCGGCCCACGGGTGGCGAGGGGCGGCAGCGTGACCGTGCCGCCCCGCACCTTCCTGATGTTCGAATACGCCAGCACGGATGCCGCTTAA
- the malQ gene encoding 4-alpha-glucanotransferase gives MTDDPSHPASPPGPFLARLAEAVGIGPTYRDITGRVHSVAAGPLSALLAGLGRPAADEAAAEAVLRALEARWAERALDPVRVVVAGEGAVAVDALFAAAAGNVRLDWRLEFEDGGGRAGSAHPGELAGGRTEGPNDEPLLAVRLDLGAGLPLGYHRLCLDGPAVAGRKGCTQTLIVAPARCHLPAAWEAGGRAWGMAVEPYALRSAGDWGIGDFTALADLARAAGGLGAGAVGVTPLNALFPARPTHDSPYYGSNRGFLNALFIDVEAVPDWADDPAARQRFAGPAFARTRDALARLELIDYEGVASLKFDALRTLFAGFRVRHLEGGSERGAAFRDFARRGGGELAAHAAFDALSAALGPDWRSWPADCRRPDGAGVAAFCTTEPEAVDFFLYLQWEADRQLAAAAEAGRQAGLTIGLYRDIALGASPDGAEAWIHQDSLVFGAEIGAPPDAFNPDGQGWGLPPFDPHALGEAAYAPFIALLRANMRHAGAVRIDHVMGLARQFWIPAGGSPAEGAYMRFPLEDLLGIVALESRRHGCVVIGEDLGTVPDGFRERLAQAGILSYRLLYFERGDGGFTPPAHYPQLALAAVATHDLPPLPGYWSGHDIETRARLGLLASSGAERAAKRERVEDRTALADALHAHGGLPEGGHPSPDDIALSAYRFLARTPAHLLMVRPEDVLGLVEQTNLPGTRDEHPNWKRRLPLTVEALMADPRLRRLAAMLAAEGRAGPGMAPLAVDPGSQGDGDRQD, from the coding sequence ATGACCGACGACCCTTCCCATCCGGCATCCCCACCCGGCCCGTTCCTTGCCCGGCTGGCCGAAGCCGTCGGCATCGGGCCCACCTACCGCGACATCACCGGGCGGGTCCATTCCGTCGCCGCCGGGCCGCTTTCCGCCCTGCTGGCCGGCCTCGGCCGGCCGGCGGCGGACGAGGCCGCCGCCGAGGCCGTGTTGAGGGCGCTCGAGGCCCGGTGGGCGGAACGGGCACTCGATCCGGTGCGGGTGGTCGTCGCCGGCGAGGGCGCCGTCGCCGTCGACGCCCTGTTCGCGGCGGCGGCCGGCAACGTCCGGCTCGACTGGCGGCTGGAATTCGAAGACGGCGGCGGGCGCGCCGGGTCGGCGCACCCTGGCGAACTGGCCGGAGGCCGGACCGAGGGGCCGAACGACGAACCGCTGCTGGCGGTGCGCCTCGACCTCGGGGCGGGGCTGCCGCTCGGCTATCACCGGCTGTGCCTGGACGGTCCGGCGGTGGCCGGGCGCAAGGGATGCACGCAGACCCTCATCGTGGCGCCGGCCCGCTGCCACCTGCCGGCGGCGTGGGAAGCCGGCGGCCGCGCCTGGGGCATGGCCGTCGAGCCCTATGCGCTGCGTTCCGCGGGCGATTGGGGGATCGGCGACTTCACCGCGCTGGCCGACCTCGCCCGCGCCGCCGGCGGCCTCGGGGCCGGCGCCGTCGGAGTGACCCCGCTGAACGCCCTGTTTCCGGCCAGGCCCACCCACGACAGCCCCTATTACGGCTCGAACCGCGGATTCCTCAACGCACTCTTCATCGATGTCGAGGCGGTGCCCGACTGGGCCGACGACCCGGCCGCTCGGCAACGCTTCGCCGGGCCTGCCTTCGCCAGGACGCGGGACGCCCTGGCCCGTCTGGAACTGATCGACTACGAGGGGGTGGCGTCGCTCAAGTTCGACGCCCTGCGCACCCTGTTCGCCGGGTTCAGGGTGCGCCATCTGGAGGGCGGCAGCGAGCGCGGCGCCGCCTTCCGCGATTTTGCGCGCCGCGGCGGCGGGGAGCTGGCGGCGCACGCCGCCTTCGACGCACTCAGCGCCGCCCTCGGTCCCGACTGGCGAAGCTGGCCGGCCGACTGCCGGCGGCCCGACGGCGCCGGCGTGGCGGCGTTTTGCACGACCGAGCCCGAAGCCGTCGACTTCTTCCTCTACCTGCAATGGGAAGCCGACCGCCAGCTGGCGGCGGCGGCCGAGGCGGGCCGGCAGGCCGGCCTTACGATCGGGCTCTATCGCGATATCGCGCTGGGGGCGTCGCCGGACGGGGCGGAAGCGTGGATCCACCAGGATTCGCTGGTGTTCGGCGCCGAGATCGGCGCGCCGCCCGACGCCTTCAATCCGGACGGCCAGGGCTGGGGCCTGCCGCCGTTCGATCCGCATGCCTTGGGCGAGGCGGCCTATGCGCCGTTCATCGCCCTCCTCAGGGCCAACATGCGCCATGCCGGCGCCGTGCGCATCGACCACGTGATGGGGCTGGCCCGCCAGTTCTGGATTCCGGCCGGGGGCTCGCCGGCCGAGGGCGCGTACATGCGCTTCCCGCTGGAGGACCTGCTTGGCATCGTCGCCCTGGAAAGCCGGCGCCATGGCTGCGTCGTCATCGGCGAGGACCTGGGCACCGTTCCCGACGGCTTCCGCGAACGCCTGGCCCAGGCCGGCATCCTGTCCTACCGGCTGCTTTATTTCGAGCGCGGCGACGGCGGGTTCACGCCGCCGGCCCACTATCCCCAACTGGCGCTGGCCGCGGTCGCCACCCACGACCTGCCGCCGCTGCCCGGCTACTGGAGCGGCCACGACATCGAGACGCGGGCCCGGCTCGGCCTGCTCGCCTCTTCCGGGGCCGAGCGCGCCGCCAAGCGCGAGCGCGTCGAGGATCGCACCGCGCTCGCCGACGCCTTGCACGCCCATGGCGGGCTACCCGAGGGCGGCCATCCGTCGCCCGACGACATCGCGCTTTCCGCCTATCGCTTCCTGGCCCGCACGCCGGCCCATCTGCTGATGGTTAGGCCCGAAGACGTGCTGGGGCTCGTCGAGCAGACCAATCTGCCGGGCACCCGCGACGAGCACCCCAACTGGAAGCGCCGGCTGCCGCTGACCGTCGAGGCGCTGATGGCCGATCCCAGGCTTCGCCGGCTGGCCGCCATGCTGGCCGCCGAAGGCCGGGCCGGGCCCGGTATGGCGCCCCTAGCCGTCGACCCCGGTTCGCAGGGCGACGGCGACCGGCAGGACTGA
- the aroQ gene encoding type II 3-dehydroquinate dehydratase yields MATSILLLNGPNLNLLGTRQPEIYGRETLADVEKRCVEHGRKLGLKVVCRQSNSEGELVTWVQQARGKFAGIVLNAGAYTHTSVALMDAISSAEMAVIEVHLSNIHQRETFRHLSYISKVSVGMICGLGSQGYDLALEAFAKRLKAKPAK; encoded by the coding sequence ATGGCGACGTCCATTCTTCTTCTGAACGGCCCCAACCTCAACCTGCTGGGAACCCGCCAGCCCGAAATCTATGGCCGCGAGACGCTGGCCGATGTCGAGAAGCGCTGCGTCGAGCACGGCCGCAAGCTCGGCCTCAAGGTCGTCTGCAGGCAGAGCAACAGCGAGGGCGAGCTGGTGACCTGGGTCCAGCAGGCGCGCGGCAAGTTCGCCGGCATCGTGCTCAACGCCGGGGCCTACACCCACACCTCGGTCGCCCTCATGGACGCCATCTCGTCGGCCGAGATGGCGGTCATCGAGGTTCACCTGTCGAACATCCACCAGCGCGAAACCTTCCGCCACCTGTCCTACATCTCCAAGGTCTCGGTCGGCATGATCTGCGGTTTGGGCTCGCAGGGCTACGATCTGGCGCTGGAGGCCTTCGCCAAGCGCCTGAAGGCGAAGCCGGCCAAGTAG
- the treY gene encoding malto-oligosyltrehalose synthase has product MSAADIPAIPRATYRLQFHGGFGFADAKAVVDYLDRLGISHLYASPYLKARAGSTHGYDIVDHNALNPEVGDEAAFAALCDALTERGMGQILDFVPNHMGVGLADNAWWLDVLEWGRQSPHAEVFDIDWRPAQAALRGKVLLPVLGDHYGRVLEAGELRLSFDAGEGSFSVWYYGHRFPISPRQYAGLLDAAVRTLAADADSGGREIEPIAAGFHDLRRPARSARGRAARREKARSLQQRLAAAVARHPALARHVEAAVARLNGTPGDAASFGPLHRLLESQSYRLAFWRVAAEEINYRRFFQINDLAGVRVEVPAVFDAVHAFVLRLIAEGRIHGLRIDHVDGLFDPRRYLERLQARARAAAGLPDGRPFYVVVEKILAGHERLREDWPVAGTTGYDFLNRVNGLFVDAASERPLSQVYRRLVGGPADFDEVAHEGRRQVMDLELASELRVLANGFNRLAEMSWLTRDHTLVGLRQALREVAACFPVYRTYVDARGATADDRRDLDWALSLARRRSRRADKSVFDFVHAALTTDLAAGRHGPYRRNEVRRLAMKFQQYTGPVTAKGVEDTAFYRFNRLISLNEVGGEPARFGTTASAFHHGMQERARAWPHAMLASATHDTKRGEDARARIDALSEIPGLWEHRVRRWRTLTRRLRVDVDGRPAPAANDEYLLYQALVGAWPAEFHGAAPLDADALDAFRERIVAYMAKAVREAKVHSSWIDPDQAYEAALATFIGRLLDGRRRNLFLDDFRAFHRRVAELGAVNALAQAVLKLTAPGVPDFYQGGELWDFSLVDPDNRRPVDFGLRRRLLDDLSRMAIGDGVADLLRTWPDGRIKLFVLWRLLSIRREHPEFFAEGRYEAVTVAGGKADHVVAFVRRNAGAALLVAVPRLAFRLSDTGRPFPLGADAWGDTALALPDDLASGAWSHLFTGAHPTAASDGRLAVADLLSVLPVAVALRTGVDG; this is encoded by the coding sequence ATGAGCGCCGCCGACATCCCCGCCATTCCCAGGGCCACCTATCGCCTGCAGTTCCACGGCGGGTTCGGCTTCGCCGACGCGAAAGCCGTGGTCGATTACCTGGACCGGCTCGGCATCAGCCATCTTTATGCCTCGCCCTATCTCAAGGCGCGCGCCGGCAGCACCCACGGCTACGACATCGTCGATCACAACGCGCTCAACCCCGAGGTCGGCGACGAAGCGGCCTTTGCCGCCCTCTGCGACGCTTTGACGGAGCGCGGCATGGGCCAGATCCTCGACTTCGTGCCCAACCACATGGGGGTGGGCCTGGCCGACAACGCGTGGTGGCTCGACGTCCTGGAATGGGGCCGCCAATCGCCCCACGCCGAGGTCTTCGACATCGACTGGCGGCCCGCCCAGGCGGCGCTGCGCGGCAAGGTGCTGCTGCCCGTCCTCGGCGACCACTACGGCCGGGTGCTGGAAGCCGGCGAACTGCGGCTGTCCTTCGACGCCGGCGAGGGCTCGTTCTCGGTGTGGTATTACGGGCATCGCTTTCCCATCTCGCCGCGCCAGTACGCCGGCCTTCTCGATGCCGCCGTCCGGACTCTCGCCGCCGACGCCGATTCGGGCGGCCGCGAGATCGAACCGATCGCCGCCGGCTTTCACGATCTCCGGCGTCCGGCCCGCTCGGCCCGCGGTCGCGCCGCCCGCCGCGAGAAGGCCCGCTCGCTCCAGCAGCGCCTGGCCGCCGCCGTCGCCCGTCACCCCGCCCTGGCCCGCCACGTCGAAGCGGCGGTGGCGCGCCTTAACGGCACGCCCGGCGATGCCGCCAGTTTCGGCCCCCTGCACCGCCTGCTCGAAAGCCAGTCCTACCGTCTCGCCTTCTGGCGGGTCGCCGCCGAGGAGATCAATTATCGCCGCTTCTTCCAGATCAACGACCTGGCCGGGGTGCGCGTCGAGGTGCCGGCGGTGTTCGACGCCGTCCACGCCTTCGTCCTGCGCCTGATCGCCGAAGGCCGCATCCACGGCCTGCGCATCGACCACGTCGACGGCCTGTTCGACCCCCGCCGGTACCTGGAGCGTTTGCAGGCGCGGGCGCGCGCCGCCGCCGGCCTGCCCGACGGGCGGCCGTTCTACGTCGTCGTCGAGAAGATCCTGGCCGGCCACGAGCGCCTGCGCGAGGACTGGCCGGTGGCCGGCACCACCGGCTACGATTTCCTCAACCGGGTCAACGGCCTGTTCGTCGATGCCGCTTCCGAGCGGCCGCTGTCGCAGGTCTACCGGCGCCTCGTCGGCGGACCGGCCGACTTCGACGAGGTCGCCCATGAGGGCCGGCGCCAGGTCATGGACCTGGAGCTGGCCAGCGAACTTCGCGTGCTGGCCAACGGCTTCAACCGCCTGGCCGAGATGAGCTGGCTGACCCGCGACCACACCCTGGTCGGCCTGCGCCAGGCGTTGCGCGAGGTGGCGGCCTGTTTTCCGGTCTATCGTACCTATGTCGACGCCCGGGGGGCGACCGCCGACGATCGCCGCGACCTCGACTGGGCGCTGTCCCTGGCCCGCAGACGCAGCCGCCGCGCCGACAAGAGCGTCTTCGATTTCGTCCACGCCGCGCTGACCACCGACCTGGCGGCCGGCCGGCACGGCCCCTACCGGCGAAACGAGGTCCGGCGCCTGGCCATGAAGTTCCAGCAGTACACCGGCCCGGTCACCGCCAAGGGCGTCGAGGATACCGCGTTTTATCGGTTCAACCGGCTGATCTCGCTGAACGAGGTGGGCGGCGAACCGGCCCGTTTCGGCACCACCGCTTCGGCCTTCCACCATGGCATGCAGGAGCGGGCCCGCGCCTGGCCCCATGCCATGCTGGCCTCCGCCACCCATGACACCAAGCGCGGCGAGGACGCCCGGGCGCGCATCGACGCCCTGTCGGAGATTCCCGGCCTGTGGGAGCACCGGGTGCGGCGCTGGCGGACCCTCACGCGCCGCCTGCGGGTCGACGTGGACGGCCGCCCCGCCCCCGCCGCCAACGACGAATACCTGCTTTACCAAGCCCTGGTCGGCGCCTGGCCGGCCGAATTCCATGGCGCGGCGCCCCTCGACGCCGACGCGCTCGACGCGTTCCGCGAGCGGATCGTCGCCTACATGGCCAAGGCGGTGCGCGAGGCCAAGGTCCATTCCAGCTGGATCGACCCCGATCAGGCCTACGAGGCGGCGCTGGCCACCTTCATCGGCCGCCTGCTGGACGGCCGGCGGCGCAACCTCTTCCTCGACGACTTCCGGGCTTTCCACCGGCGGGTGGCGGAGTTGGGCGCCGTCAATGCGCTGGCCCAGGCCGTCCTCAAGCTGACGGCGCCGGGGGTGCCCGACTTCTATCAGGGCGGCGAACTGTGGGACTTCAGCCTGGTCGACCCCGACAACCGGCGCCCCGTCGATTTCGGCCTCCGGCGCCGGCTGCTCGACGACCTGTCGAGAATGGCCATCGGCGACGGCGTGGCGGACCTGCTGCGGACCTGGCCGGACGGCCGCATCAAGCTGTTCGTCCTCTGGCGCCTGCTGTCCATCCGGCGAGAGCACCCCGAGTTTTTTGCGGAAGGCCGTTACGAAGCGGTAACCGTGGCCGGCGGAAAGGCCGATCACGTGGTCGCTTTTGTGCGGCGGAATGCCGGCGCCGCGCTTCTGGTGGCGGTGCCCCGCCTGGCCTTCCGCCTCAGCGATACCGGGCGGCCCTTCCCTCTCGGTGCCGACGCCTGGGGAGACACCGCGCTCGCTTTGCCTGACGACCTCGCTTCGGGGGCGTGGTCCCATCTTTTCACCGGAGCACACCCGACCGCCGCCAGCGATGGCCGGCTGGCCGTCGCCGACCTGCTGTCAGTCCTGCCGGTCGCCGTCGCCCTGCGAACCGGGGTCGACGGCTAG
- the treZ gene encoding malto-oligosyltrehalose trehalohydrolase, protein MSRFIHRMPFGAETGAGGTRFRLWAPDAEEVSLLIERSAEEGTIEVPMAAFEDGWREARLPDAGPGSHYRFRVDGGQAVPDPASRFQPADVHGPSEVIDPLAYPWRHSDWRGRPWEESVFYELHVGAFTAEGTFAAAARHLEELAELGVTAVELMPVADCPGRRNWGYDGVGLFAPDSAYGRPDDLKALVDAAHGLGLMVFLDVVYNHFGPEGNYLSAYAGRFFDPARQTPWGAAIAFDTEDSRPVRDFFVNNALYWLEEYRFDGLRLDAVHAIEDRSRPDILEELADAVKAGPGAGRHVHLVLENGLNQAHYLERGGDGRPRHYAAQWNDDIHHAFHVLLTGETHGYYTDFGDDAAAHLGRCLAEGFAYQGEASPYFKSRRGEASAQLPPTAFVGFVQNHDQIGNRALGDRLGTLAPPEALRAATVALLLAPAVPLLFMGQEWGAAQPFLFFCDLGDALKAAVRDGRRREFADFPAFRDEAARERIPDPTAEETFRRSVLVRPAADDAAALGWLDLHRQLLSLRRYEIAHRLAGAAAGRVLWRAGAGLMVAWRLGDGARLTMMVNLAAEPTPETPPRASGRRLFATEDDIGQPGTPLPAWSTAVFLADATAGPA, encoded by the coding sequence GTGAGCCGTTTCATCCATCGTATGCCGTTCGGTGCCGAAACCGGCGCCGGGGGAACCCGTTTTCGCCTGTGGGCGCCGGACGCCGAGGAGGTTTCCCTGCTGATCGAGCGCAGCGCGGAGGAAGGGACCATCGAGGTGCCGATGGCCGCCTTCGAAGACGGCTGGCGCGAGGCGCGGCTCCCCGACGCCGGCCCCGGCAGCCACTACCGGTTCCGCGTCGACGGCGGCCAGGCCGTACCCGATCCCGCCTCGCGCTTCCAGCCGGCCGACGTGCACGGCCCCAGCGAGGTCATCGATCCGCTGGCCTATCCCTGGCGGCATTCCGACTGGCGCGGCCGTCCGTGGGAGGAGAGCGTCTTCTACGAGCTTCACGTCGGCGCCTTTACCGCCGAGGGCACGTTTGCCGCCGCCGCCCGCCACCTCGAGGAACTGGCCGAGCTTGGCGTCACCGCCGTCGAGCTGATGCCGGTGGCCGACTGCCCGGGACGGCGCAACTGGGGCTACGACGGCGTCGGCCTGTTCGCCCCCGATTCCGCCTACGGCCGGCCCGACGACCTGAAGGCCCTTGTCGATGCCGCCCACGGGCTTGGCCTGATGGTTTTCCTCGACGTCGTCTACAACCACTTCGGCCCCGAGGGAAATTACCTCTCCGCCTATGCCGGGCGGTTCTTCGACCCCGCCCGCCAGACCCCGTGGGGCGCGGCCATCGCCTTCGATACCGAAGACAGCCGGCCGGTGCGCGACTTCTTCGTCAACAACGCCCTCTACTGGCTGGAGGAATACCGCTTCGACGGCCTGCGCCTGGACGCCGTGCACGCCATCGAGGATCGCTCCCGCCCCGACATCCTGGAGGAGCTGGCCGACGCCGTTAAGGCCGGTCCGGGGGCCGGGCGGCACGTCCATCTGGTGCTGGAGAACGGCCTCAATCAGGCCCATTACCTGGAGCGCGGGGGGGACGGCCGGCCGCGCCATTACGCCGCCCAATGGAACGACGACATCCACCACGCCTTCCATGTGCTGCTGACCGGGGAAACGCACGGCTATTACACCGACTTCGGCGACGATGCCGCCGCCCACCTCGGCCGCTGCCTGGCCGAGGGCTTCGCCTATCAGGGCGAGGCCAGTCCCTATTTCAAAAGCAGGCGCGGCGAGGCCAGCGCGCAGTTGCCCCCCACCGCCTTCGTCGGCTTCGTGCAGAACCACGACCAGATCGGCAACCGGGCGCTGGGCGACCGGCTGGGCACGCTGGCGCCGCCGGAGGCGCTTCGGGCGGCCACGGTGGCGCTGCTGCTGGCCCCGGCGGTGCCGTTGCTGTTCATGGGCCAGGAGTGGGGCGCCGCGCAGCCGTTCCTCTTCTTCTGCGACCTCGGCGACGCGCTGAAGGCGGCGGTGCGCGACGGCCGGCGGCGGGAGTTCGCCGACTTTCCCGCCTTCCGCGACGAGGCGGCCCGCGAGCGCATTCCCGATCCCACCGCCGAGGAAACCTTCCGCCGCTCGGTGCTGGTGCGCCCGGCGGCCGACGATGCCGCGGCCCTGGGGTGGCTCGACCTGCACCGCCAGTTGCTGTCGCTCCGCCGCTACGAGATCGCGCATCGGTTGGCGGGCGCCGCCGCCGGGCGCGTGCTCTGGCGGGCCGGGGCCGGCCTGATGGTGGCTTGGCGGCTGGGCGACGGCGCCCGGCTGACCATGATGGTCAACCTTGCCGCCGAACCGACCCCCGAGACCCCGCCGCGTGCGAGCGGGCGGCGGCTGTTCGCCACAGAAGACGACATCGGCCAGCCGGGGACGCCGCTTCCCGCGTGGTCGACCGCCGTCTTCCTCGCGGACGCCACGGCCGGGCCGGCATGA